In a single window of the Limisphaerales bacterium genome:
- a CDS encoding PDZ domain-containing protein: protein MLSLTLIFTFTSTIATAANPPSLLNRLKDENARGQDQWIYNDLKKAMAEAKRTGKPIFVTFRCVPCHACKAFDAEVAKDNQAIRALAEKHFISLRQVEMKGVDLSLFQFDYDLNWAAMFINADGVVYGRYGTQSADGPDAFNSIGSLEKAMRRVLALHAGYPKNKSILAAKRGAPKPYRTAMEMPGLENKNNYRKTTERNNCIHCHNIHDAENHKLHLEKKMTHETLWRYPFPDNLGLSIDPKDGQRIATVAPNSAAARAGLRPGQTLTHVNSQPIISIADIQWVLHNLSNDAELIRINIAGSSRQHLIRTTPGWKKTDISWRGSLWNLHPRLRVWTPEVKDDELKRLRLPAGHQALKVKWINQGSPEGKAAARAGLRLNDYIIAINGKPLAKMGHREFNTHVKLNYQSGQQLPLTLIRNGKRILFNWPLQ from the coding sequence CTGCTTTCGCTCACCCTTATTTTTACCTTCACCTCCACCATCGCAACTGCCGCAAATCCGCCTTCGCTGCTTAACCGCCTCAAAGACGAAAACGCCCGCGGGCAGGATCAATGGATTTACAACGACCTCAAAAAAGCGATGGCCGAAGCCAAGCGCACCGGCAAACCGATCTTCGTCACCTTCCGCTGCGTGCCGTGCCACGCCTGCAAAGCCTTCGACGCCGAGGTGGCCAAAGACAACCAAGCCATCCGCGCGCTCGCCGAAAAACATTTCATCTCCCTTCGCCAAGTGGAAATGAAGGGCGTGGACCTCAGTCTGTTCCAGTTCGATTACGATCTCAACTGGGCCGCCATGTTCATCAATGCCGACGGCGTTGTCTACGGCCGTTACGGCACGCAATCCGCCGATGGCCCCGATGCATTTAATTCCATCGGTAGCCTCGAGAAAGCGATGCGTCGCGTGCTCGCGCTGCACGCCGGTTATCCAAAAAACAAATCCATCCTCGCCGCCAAACGCGGCGCGCCCAAGCCGTACCGCACCGCGATGGAAATGCCCGGCCTCGAAAACAAAAACAATTACCGCAAAACCACCGAACGCAATAACTGCATTCATTGCCACAACATTCACGACGCCGAAAACCACAAGCTCCATCTCGAAAAAAAGATGACCCACGAAACACTTTGGCGCTATCCCTTCCCCGATAACCTCGGCCTCAGCATCGACCCCAAAGACGGCCAGCGCATCGCAACGGTTGCCCCCAACAGCGCCGCCGCCCGCGCCGGATTGCGCCCCGGCCAAACGCTCACTCACGTCAACAGCCAACCCATCATCTCCATCGCCGACATCCAATGGGTGCTGCACAACCTTTCCAACGATGCCGAACTCATCCGCATCAACATCGCCGGCAGTTCCCGCCAACATCTCATCCGCACCACGCCCGGTTGGAAGAAAACCGATATTTCCTGGCGCGGTTCATTGTGGAATCTGCACCCGCGCCTGCGCGTGTGGACGCCCGAGGTGAAGGATGACGAACTCAAGCGCCTCCGTCTCCCCGCCGGCCACCAAGCGCTCAAGGTGAAATGGATCAACCAAGGCAGTCCCGAGGGCAAAGCTGCCGCCCGGGCCGGGCTCCGCCTCAACGACTATATCATCGCCATCAACGGCAAACCGCTCGCCAAAATGGGCCATCGCGAATTTAACACCCACGTAAAACTCAACTATCAATCCGGCCAACAACTTCCGCTCACATTGATCCGCAATGGCAAACGCATCCTGTTTAATTGGCCGCTGCAATAA
- a CDS encoding metallophosphoesterase, giving the protein MRKILLATALLWAVDTNAAEPLFRFGALADCQYCKQTSSVRKYSQSPKKLTACVTQFNKLDLAFVVHLGDFIDRDFESFAKVVPIYNRLKAPHYHVLGNHDFSVADDKKSLVPAQLGLTNRYYDFNHKGWRFIVLDGNDVSLYAYPKDDLRTQAATAFHRRLKAGTPTWNGGVGSKQLAWIESKLKAATKANERVILFCHFPVHPANIHNLWNAEAITTLLAKYPCVAAYLNGHNHAGNYGAKNGIHYLTLNGMVDTPTSAYSVVEVHKEDRLEIKGFGRQKNRTMKLAR; this is encoded by the coding sequence ATGAGAAAAATCCTCCTCGCCACCGCGCTGCTATGGGCGGTCGATACGAATGCCGCCGAGCCGCTCTTCCGTTTCGGCGCGCTGGCCGATTGCCAGTACTGCAAGCAAACCAGCTCCGTCCGCAAATACAGCCAATCGCCCAAAAAACTCACCGCGTGCGTCACGCAATTCAACAAGCTCGACCTCGCTTTCGTCGTGCATCTCGGAGATTTTATTGACCGCGATTTTGAGAGCTTCGCCAAAGTGGTGCCTATTTATAACCGCCTCAAAGCCCCACATTATCACGTGTTGGGCAATCACGATTTCTCCGTGGCTGATGACAAGAAATCGCTGGTGCCCGCCCAACTCGGCCTCACAAATCGCTACTACGATTTCAACCACAAAGGGTGGCGCTTCATTGTTTTGGACGGCAACGATGTAAGCCTCTACGCGTATCCCAAAGACGATTTGCGCACGCAGGCCGCCACCGCCTTTCATCGCCGCCTCAAGGCCGGCACCCCCACTTGGAACGGCGGCGTGGGCAGCAAACAACTCGCGTGGATTGAATCCAAATTAAAGGCCGCCACCAAAGCAAATGAACGCGTCATTCTCTTCTGCCATTTCCCCGTGCACCCCGCCAACATTCACAACCTTTGGAATGCCGAGGCGATTACAACTTTACTCGCCAAATATCCCTGCGTGGCCGCCTACCTCAACGGCCACAACCACGCCGGCAATTATGGAGCAAAAAACGGAATCCACTATCTCACACTCAATGGAATGGTGGATACCCCCACCTCGGCCTACTCCGTGGTGGAAGTCCACAAGGAGGACCGCCTGGAAATAAAAGGCTTCGGCCGACAAAAAAATCGCACAATGAAACTGGCCCGGTAG
- a CDS encoding MFS transporter — translation MSDATPKNPLANKGFLSLVVTQFLGAGNDYLLKQVLTFGLAAAGIWNSTLGDGGQSYVAAVLALPFLLFSAVAGQLCDRYSKQLVAVRVKQAEFLIVLAAFAGFYFNNVYLCLFAMFLLGTQSAFFGPAKYGVIPELVDASKISMANGIINMLTNVAVIAATLVAGAIYEAYRGPDGVAAPVGLVWLPGVALLCVAIVGLIAALQMPKLKASAETLKVKWEFFAPHLRTIRRMRKGDSPVFMVCLLKGGFGMLAFMFLLILADYTVVLGLPETKVGVYLLGTIGVAIGVGSISAGLISRNGIQPRLIPAGAIGLVVASLLLAWAPSSYMVIHRADTATAEKGLAGLPEGITVSHHLDRAEDRLAELRSDLEFEREGSISLSERMERVENGEVGAMVISSAYLDTFENKKKRARKIDDQTKTIGYYELQRDGKPTGLVATAVEARKADIWRVVGYLFIVGVCAGLYVIPLQALIQKLSPNDSRGQYIGASNAVDAVFEISGTGLFFLMRQLGVGSQEIFFSTAAIALFTVGLFYWRIRAHIHKTEWR, via the coding sequence ATGAGTGACGCAACGCCCAAAAACCCGCTGGCCAACAAAGGTTTTTTGTCTTTGGTGGTCACGCAATTCCTTGGCGCGGGCAATGATTATCTGCTCAAACAAGTGCTCACTTTCGGCCTTGCGGCGGCGGGGATTTGGAACAGCACGCTGGGCGATGGCGGGCAGAGCTACGTGGCGGCGGTGTTGGCGCTGCCGTTTTTATTGTTCTCCGCTGTGGCCGGGCAGTTGTGCGATCGCTACAGTAAACAACTCGTCGCGGTGCGCGTGAAGCAGGCGGAATTCCTCATCGTGCTGGCGGCGTTCGCGGGCTTCTATTTTAACAATGTTTATCTGTGCCTCTTCGCGATGTTTTTGCTGGGAACGCAAAGCGCGTTTTTTGGTCCGGCCAAGTACGGAGTGATTCCGGAGCTGGTGGACGCTTCAAAAATCAGCATGGCCAACGGCATCATCAATATGCTGACCAACGTGGCGGTGATCGCGGCCACGTTAGTGGCGGGGGCAATCTACGAAGCCTATCGCGGGCCGGATGGCGTTGCGGCACCGGTAGGATTAGTTTGGCTTCCCGGCGTGGCGCTCTTGTGCGTGGCCATTGTGGGGCTGATTGCGGCGCTTCAAATGCCCAAACTCAAGGCCAGCGCGGAAACCCTGAAAGTGAAGTGGGAATTTTTTGCACCGCACCTGCGCACCATCCGCCGGATGCGCAAGGGCGATTCGCCGGTCTTTATGGTGTGTCTGCTCAAGGGCGGCTTCGGGATGCTGGCGTTTATGTTTCTGTTAATCTTGGCGGACTACACGGTGGTGCTGGGTTTGCCGGAAACGAAAGTGGGCGTCTACTTGCTGGGAACCATCGGTGTGGCCATTGGGGTAGGCAGCATTTCGGCGGGATTGATTTCGCGTAATGGCATTCAACCGCGGCTGATTCCGGCGGGCGCGATTGGGTTGGTGGTGGCGAGTCTGTTGCTGGCATGGGCGCCATCGAGTTATATGGTGATTCATCGCGCCGACACTGCAACGGCGGAGAAAGGGTTGGCCGGTTTGCCGGAGGGGATCACGGTGAGTCATCATTTGGATCGCGCGGAGGATCGGCTTGCGGAGTTGCGGTCGGATTTGGAATTCGAGCGCGAAGGCAGCATTTCGTTGAGCGAACGAATGGAGCGAGTGGAAAATGGCGAAGTGGGGGCGATGGTAATTTCTTCGGCGTATCTCGATACGTTTGAAAATAAAAAAAAGCGGGCGCGTAAAATTGATGATCAAACAAAAACTATCGGCTACTATGAGTTGCAGCGAGACGGCAAACCCACCGGCCTCGTGGCCACGGCGGTGGAGGCACGCAAGGCAGATATTTGGCGGGTGGTGGGATATCTCTTCATCGTGGGCGTGTGTGCGGGGTTGTACGTGATTCCGCTGCAGGCGTTGATTCAAAAACTTTCGCCGAACGATTCGCGCGGGCAATACATCGGCGCCTCCAACGCCGTTGATGCGGTGTTCGAAATATCCGGCACGGGTTTATTTTTTCTGATGCGCCAACTGGGAGTGGGGTCGCAGGAAATCTTCTTCTCAACCGCCGCCATCGCGCTGTTCACGGTGGGGCTGTTTTACTGGCGCATCCGCGCGCACATTCACAAGACGGAGTGGCGGTGA
- a CDS encoding 1-acyl-sn-glycerol-3-phosphate acyltransferase gives MLQFADNPYRYFPPKPNRLIAWLGEQWNGRCHLPGTRHLISNVEVENAGPLLEIHRRHGARVLLMPNHSTHSDPQIMVETCRQIKLWSFFMAAYDVFERDAKVAWVMQRMGAFSVDRDGSDRQSLKEAVRSVIDGRYALTIFPEGNVYFMNDRVTPFLDGPAYIAMKAQQELKEGGCIFAVPVSIKVSHVTDVRPRLREMLAAMAAVLDVEIDSDGDIVVEVHRVGIAMVERNLKMRGFLPLNPDYNDLPGLLRASTELILEKLEHKIGITPKAGADLMDRIRGARREIHKVRTSAAREIDHSVAATWADEAILAFRILSYAGNYLSENPTLDRVGETIEKMREDLYSRDFPPYGERIARVRLGEPIDVSEQLAAAAKPREAMAGLTVDFEKGVQAGLDELNATNPHPGGELF, from the coding sequence ATGTTGCAGTTTGCCGATAACCCGTACCGCTACTTTCCGCCCAAGCCCAACCGCCTCATTGCTTGGCTGGGCGAACAGTGGAATGGACGCTGTCATTTGCCAGGGACGAGGCATCTTATTTCCAACGTGGAGGTGGAAAATGCCGGGCCGTTGTTGGAGATTCATCGGCGTCACGGTGCGCGAGTATTGTTGATGCCCAATCATTCGACGCACAGCGATCCGCAAATCATGGTGGAGACGTGCCGGCAGATCAAATTGTGGTCGTTTTTTATGGCGGCGTACGATGTGTTTGAGCGTGACGCAAAAGTGGCGTGGGTAATGCAGCGCATGGGGGCTTTTTCGGTAGATCGCGATGGAAGCGACCGGCAGAGCTTAAAGGAGGCAGTGCGTTCGGTGATCGATGGACGTTACGCGCTCACGATTTTTCCCGAGGGCAATGTGTATTTTATGAACGACCGCGTGACACCCTTTCTCGATGGGCCGGCGTACATCGCGATGAAGGCGCAGCAGGAATTGAAGGAAGGTGGCTGCATTTTTGCTGTGCCGGTCTCGATCAAGGTTTCGCACGTGACGGATGTTCGGCCGCGCTTGCGCGAAATGCTCGCCGCGATGGCGGCAGTGTTGGATGTGGAGATTGATTCGGATGGGGACATTGTGGTGGAGGTGCATCGGGTGGGGATCGCAATGGTGGAGCGGAATTTAAAAATGCGCGGATTTCTGCCGCTCAATCCGGACTACAACGATTTGCCCGGATTACTGCGGGCTTCGACGGAACTCATTCTGGAAAAGCTCGAACACAAAATCGGCATCACGCCCAAGGCCGGGGCGGATTTGATGGATCGCATTCGCGGTGCGCGGCGGGAGATTCACAAAGTGCGGACGAGTGCGGCACGCGAGATTGATCATTCCGTAGCGGCCACATGGGCGGATGAGGCGATTTTGGCGTTTCGGATCCTGAGTTACGCGGGCAATTACCTTAGCGAAAATCCAACGCTCGATCGGGTGGGCGAAACGATTGAAAAAATGCGCGAGGATTTGTATTCGCGTGATTTCCCACCGTACGGCGAACGCATCGCGCGCGTACGGTTGGGCGAACCGATTGATGTTTCCGAACAACTCGCCGCTGCCGCCAAGCCGCGCGAGGCGATGGCGGGGCTTACGGTGGATTTTGAAAAGGGCGTGCAGGCGGGGCTGGACGAACTCAATGCCACCAATCCTCATCCCGGTGGTGAGTTGTTTTGA
- a CDS encoding sugar phosphate isomerase/epimerase produces MNAKLVKHDLHVSAHGVNGFGGNHEANEKIFRFAKLAGIRNISADPKPDSFDSLDKLVAKYDVRIAIHNHGPSARFDKIDDALKAVKGHDKRIGFCADLGHYIRSSEDPVEVIHKLGDRLYGIHLKDFAEQKKSTHGVILGKGHLDVVAVFKALKKVKFPADGALSLEYEENAANPIADIKQCLAIAAAGAQKALKS; encoded by the coding sequence ATGAATGCGAAGCTGGTAAAGCACGATTTGCACGTGAGTGCGCACGGGGTGAACGGGTTTGGCGGCAATCACGAAGCGAATGAAAAGATTTTCCGGTTTGCCAAACTGGCGGGCATTCGGAACATCAGCGCGGATCCGAAGCCGGATTCTTTTGATAGCCTCGACAAGTTGGTGGCGAAATATGATGTGCGGATTGCGATTCACAATCACGGGCCATCCGCGCGTTTTGATAAAATTGATGATGCCTTGAAAGCGGTGAAGGGGCACGACAAGCGGATTGGGTTCTGCGCGGATCTCGGCCACTACATCCGCAGCTCGGAAGATCCGGTGGAGGTGATTCATAAACTGGGTGACCGGTTGTATGGCATTCACTTGAAGGATTTCGCCGAACAAAAAAAATCGACGCACGGCGTGATTTTAGGCAAAGGCCATCTCGATGTGGTAGCGGTGTTTAAGGCGTTGAAGAAAGTGAAATTTCCCGCCGATGGCGCCTTGAGTCTTGAGTACGAGGAAAACGCCGCCAATCCGATTGCGGATATTAAACAATGCCTCGCCATCGCTGCGGCCGGTGCGCAGAAGGCGCTGAAGAGCTAA
- a CDS encoding sel1 repeat family protein, with the protein MKTVLTTLLAICLCVPLVADEKKKERFEKKKERFEKKKAAAEKGDARAQASLGQLYSLGIGVEKNFKEAVKWFQKAADQGNALGQYNIGWHHSLGQGVEKDNVTAYAWWNIAEANGYEYAKKREETLAKKMTGEDITKAEALVKEMIKKNPKLIQKKK; encoded by the coding sequence ATGAAGACCGTGCTGACAACTTTGCTGGCGATTTGCCTGTGTGTGCCTTTGGTGGCGGATGAGAAGAAGAAGGAGCGTTTTGAGAAGAAGAAGGAGCGTTTTGAGAAGAAGAAGGCAGCGGCGGAGAAAGGAGATGCAAGGGCGCAAGCCAGCCTTGGGCAGTTGTATAGCTTAGGCATAGGAGTGGAGAAGAATTTCAAGGAAGCGGTGAAGTGGTTCCAGAAAGCTGCCGATCAGGGAAATGCCTTGGGGCAATACAACATTGGGTGGCACCATTCATTAGGCCAAGGAGTAGAGAAGGATAATGTGACCGCTTATGCGTGGTGGAATATTGCTGAGGCTAATGGCTATGAGTATGCCAAGAAACGCGAAGAAACTCTCGCCAAGAAAATGACCGGCGAAGACATCACCAAAGCCGAGGCACTGGTTAAGGAGATGATCAAAAAGAATCCGAAGCTGATTCAGAAAAAGAAGTAA
- a CDS encoding amidohydrolase family protein: protein MRPLISMIPSLIFVLGLAGCCTAIPPGMTGGIPVIDTHIHLYDTTRAGGVPWPKPSDQVLYRPVLPKHYDKVTKANGVTATVIVEASDRVEDNQWILDLVAHNPKHYVGVVGNLPVGTPEFAKHLERFAKDKRYVGIRLRSFPEGVSGFNDAVWRDLKLLSDKGLTLDVLMSDFDLDDIVLIAKRLPKLKILINHLTGLIINGVPAEAAWTKKVQAAAQYPNVCCKVSGIFQRSNRSPAPKKVSYYAPIFEVVYEAFGEDRIIYGSNWPVTDRGGKYGEQLAIINEYFAAKGKGVTEKLFWKNAAKFYGVTIR from the coding sequence ATGCGCCCATTAATTTCCATGATTCCGAGTTTGATTTTTGTACTGGGACTTGCCGGTTGCTGCACCGCCATACCGCCGGGTATGACCGGTGGAATTCCGGTGATCGATACCCACATTCATTTGTATGACACCACGCGTGCGGGTGGGGTGCCCTGGCCAAAGCCATCAGATCAGGTGCTTTACCGGCCGGTGTTGCCAAAGCATTATGATAAAGTCACCAAGGCCAATGGCGTTACGGCCACGGTGATTGTGGAAGCGAGTGATCGGGTGGAGGATAACCAGTGGATTCTTGATCTGGTGGCCCATAATCCCAAGCACTACGTAGGAGTGGTGGGGAACCTTCCGGTGGGCACACCGGAATTTGCCAAGCATCTGGAGCGGTTTGCCAAGGATAAGCGGTATGTGGGGATCCGGCTGCGTAGTTTTCCTGAGGGAGTGAGTGGGTTTAATGATGCGGTTTGGCGGGATTTAAAACTGCTTTCAGACAAAGGACTCACGCTCGATGTATTGATGTCTGATTTCGATTTGGATGACATTGTTCTGATTGCAAAACGTCTGCCGAAACTGAAGATTCTGATTAATCATCTGACGGGGCTGATTATTAATGGTGTGCCGGCTGAAGCAGCGTGGACAAAGAAGGTGCAGGCGGCTGCACAATACCCGAATGTGTGCTGCAAAGTTTCAGGCATCTTCCAGCGCAGTAACCGCAGTCCGGCCCCGAAGAAGGTGAGCTACTATGCGCCTATTTTTGAAGTGGTGTATGAAGCTTTTGGGGAGGACCGGATCATTTATGGCAGCAACTGGCCGGTGACTGATCGGGGCGGGAAATATGGTGAGCAACTGGCGATCATTAATGAATATTTTGCTGCCAAAGGCAAGGGGGTGACTGAAAAGCTCTTCTGGAAGAATGCAGCGAAATTTTACGGGGTAACAATCCGCTAA
- a CDS encoding VWA domain-containing protein, which yields MRRFAIPILGMLLLIAVFISGCSKQAKPAANPRLEKSGQSLTAEPVVPVAKDSSETVAAEGEEIEAGNEPAPESDPAPVLSRAEMEELVRRAKAGDANAQVDLGNLFFEGRGADVNKAAAEYWWKLAARNRHPVAMANLNMLRAKPEEGVSFFGTASRGNKFVFIIDKSYSMSGNRLAGAKKELCATLKGLKPTDQFMIYFFSDGAQAMPARAMLAGTPKNINWAIDWVRGRSVDGGTNPTQALQWCFNLKPDTVWLLTDGQFSDGPPLDAIAAGNRQLKARINTLAFHDKAGADILQRIARENDGTYRFVKP from the coding sequence ATGAGGCGTTTCGCAATCCCGATTTTGGGTATGCTACTTTTAATTGCTGTTTTTATTTCCGGCTGTTCAAAACAGGCTAAGCCCGCTGCCAATCCGCGCTTAGAAAAATCCGGCCAATCCCTCACCGCAGAACCCGTTGTGCCGGTGGCCAAGGATTCCTCCGAAACCGTGGCAGCCGAGGGTGAAGAGATTGAAGCCGGTAATGAGCCCGCGCCGGAGTCCGATCCTGCGCCGGTATTGTCTCGCGCTGAAATGGAGGAACTGGTTCGGCGCGCCAAAGCGGGTGACGCCAATGCGCAGGTGGACTTGGGCAATCTTTTCTTCGAGGGTCGTGGCGCGGATGTCAACAAAGCCGCCGCCGAATATTGGTGGAAATTGGCCGCACGCAATCGTCATCCGGTGGCGATGGCAAACCTCAACATGCTGCGCGCCAAGCCGGAAGAGGGCGTGAGCTTTTTTGGCACAGCCAGTCGGGGCAACAAGTTTGTGTTCATCATTGATAAATCATACAGCATGTCGGGCAATCGACTGGCCGGCGCGAAAAAAGAATTATGCGCCACACTGAAAGGCCTGAAACCCACCGACCAATTTATGATTTATTTTTTCAGTGACGGGGCCCAGGCGATGCCCGCGCGGGCGATGCTGGCCGGCACGCCGAAAAATATCAACTGGGCGATCGACTGGGTTCGCGGGCGAAGTGTGGACGGCGGAACCAATCCCACACAGGCATTACAATGGTGTTTTAATCTCAAGCCAGACACGGTGTGGTTGCTCACGGACGGCCAGTTTTCTGATGGCCCACCGCTGGATGCGATCGCTGCGGGCAATCGCCAACTCAAGGCGCGCATCAACACGCTTGCCTTTCACGACAAAGCCGGCGCGGATATCCTTCAACGCATCGCGCGCGAGAATGACGGCACCTATCGCTTCGTAAAACCATAG
- a CDS encoding leucyl aminopeptidase: MNITLHSGNWEELNVDALAVPLANGAAVDAALNARLGGLPGELIETGEFTGKTGACTLIHRVPDTAVKRVFLIGLGEAPMARHWFAAAGQAVRAAARAKCRSVALLLPPEACVRLAAEGAGFGEHRPSGYKEQKPWPVEEVILLTTGDQSTADAGRVTAECVNLARELVEIPGNDLGPEEFATRAAREGEAAGLEVEVLDENALREMGAGALLAVGQGSVRPPRMVRLSWNPEDPINDDHLFLVGKGITFDTGGLSLKPANSMEKMKYDMGGAATMIGAITAIGRLQPRVRVTCLLAMAENMPSGTATRPGDIITAMNGKTIEVINTDAEGRLVLADALTYANRLGATHIINAATLTGAVSVALGSVRVALLGNHKALGDGIAMRGRECGERFWPLPMDADYFEPMRGDMSDLRNAGSDRKAGTITAAKFLEQFVEGTPWAHLDIAGTAWFDKAQPNAGKGASGIAVRTLVRLAEGWGS, encoded by the coding sequence ATGAACATCACCCTTCATTCTGGAAACTGGGAAGAACTCAACGTCGACGCGCTGGCCGTGCCGTTGGCCAATGGCGCAGCGGTGGACGCCGCGCTCAATGCGCGCCTTGGCGGCTTGCCCGGCGAACTCATTGAGACCGGCGAATTCACCGGCAAAACCGGCGCGTGCACGCTCATCCATCGCGTGCCGGATACCGCCGTAAAACGCGTCTTCCTGATTGGCCTTGGCGAAGCGCCGATGGCGCGCCATTGGTTTGCTGCCGCCGGCCAAGCCGTGCGCGCCGCCGCCAGGGCCAAGTGCCGCTCGGTCGCGTTGCTGCTGCCGCCCGAGGCTTGCGTGCGTTTGGCCGCCGAGGGCGCGGGCTTTGGCGAGCATCGGCCCAGTGGTTATAAAGAACAAAAACCTTGGCCGGTCGAGGAAGTCATTTTGCTGACCACCGGTGACCAATCGACCGCTGATGCCGGACGCGTCACTGCCGAGTGTGTCAATCTTGCGCGCGAGTTGGTGGAAATTCCCGGCAACGATTTGGGCCCCGAAGAATTCGCAACGCGCGCCGCACGCGAAGGCGAAGCGGCCGGATTGGAAGTGGAAGTGCTCGACGAAAATGCCCTGCGCGAAATGGGCGCGGGCGCGCTCCTCGCTGTCGGCCAAGGCTCCGTGCGCCCACCACGAATGGTTCGGCTCAGCTGGAATCCCGAGGATCCAATTAACGATGATCATCTTTTTCTGGTTGGCAAAGGCATCACCTTCGACACCGGCGGGCTGTCGCTTAAACCTGCCAATTCGATGGAGAAAATGAAGTACGACATGGGCGGCGCCGCCACGATGATCGGCGCCATCACCGCCATCGGCCGTTTGCAGCCGCGCGTGCGCGTCACCTGTCTGCTCGCCATGGCGGAAAATATGCCCAGCGGCACCGCCACGCGCCCGGGCGACATCATCACCGCGATGAATGGCAAAACCATTGAAGTCATCAACACGGATGCCGAAGGCCGCCTCGTACTTGCCGATGCGCTCACCTACGCCAATCGCCTCGGCGCAACGCACATCATCAACGCCGCCACGCTGACCGGGGCAGTCAGCGTCGCACTCGGCAGCGTACGCGTGGCGTTGCTCGGCAATCACAAAGCGCTCGGCGACGGCATCGCAATGCGCGGACGCGAATGTGGTGAACGCTTTTGGCCGTTGCCGATGGATGCCGATTATTTTGAGCCGATGCGTGGCGATATGAGCGACCTGCGCAATGCCGGTTCGGATCGCAAAGCTGGCACGATCACTGCCGCAAAATTTTTGGAGCAATTCGTCGAAGGCACCCCGTGGGCGCACCTCGACATCGCCGGTACCGCGTGGTTCGACAAAGCCCAGCCCAACGCCGGCAAAGGCGCCAGTGGCATTGCTGTGCGCACGCTCGTACGTTTGGCGGAAGGGTGGGGGAGTTAA
- a CDS encoding 1-acyl-sn-glycerol-3-phosphate acyltransferase, which produces MARTPTRINFSYRLARFLFGLLTRFWIRRRVLHVDRVPAEHSVILASNHVSYLDPIYLVCSLQRLVIALARDSAYKVPVLGWLLHSWNVIPVDQSGSGRGLKTFFTRLRAGDAVMMYPEGTRSATGQIQAPQPGVGLIILKSDAPVVPVRLFGAFEAYNRHHWLPRPYRVEIKFGEPLDFRDLRAKANETKDKEQLKKLYHQAATDLLHAIATMEPGPDHK; this is translated from the coding sequence ATGGCCCGAACGCCCACGCGCATCAATTTCTCTTACCGACTGGCGCGGTTTTTGTTCGGGCTGCTCACTCGCTTTTGGATTCGCCGCCGCGTGCTGCACGTCGATCGTGTGCCCGCCGAGCATAGCGTGATTCTGGCCTCCAACCACGTGAGTTATCTCGACCCCATTTATTTGGTGTGCTCGCTGCAACGGCTGGTCATCGCTTTGGCGCGCGACAGCGCCTACAAAGTGCCCGTGCTCGGTTGGTTGTTGCATAGCTGGAATGTCATCCCCGTCGACCAATCCGGCAGTGGTCGTGGCTTGAAAACTTTTTTCACCCGCCTGCGCGCCGGCGATGCGGTGATGATGTATCCCGAAGGCACCCGCTCGGCCACCGGCCAAATCCAGGCTCCGCAGCCGGGCGTGGGCCTCATCATTCTCAAGAGCGATGCGCCCGTGGTTCCCGTCCGATTGTTTGGTGCTTTTGAAGCCTACAACCGCCACCATTGGCTGCCGCGCCCGTATCGCGTGGAAATTAAGTTTGGCGAACCACTCGACTTCCGCGACCTTCGGGCCAAGGCAAACGAAACCAAAGACAAAGAACAGCTCAAAAAATTATATCACCAAGCCGCCACCGATTTATTGCACGCTATTGCGACGATGGAGCCCGGGCCGGACCACAAATAA